GGGGATAATAGATTCTGAAACTCCTACTGCCCAGTATTCATCTTGCCACTCGAATTTCTCTTTTAGAAGTCCTTGCTTATTTATCCAAAAAGCAGATTCTCCTTTTATGAGCTGCATTACCTTACTCATTGTTTGCTCCGAACTCAGTGAAATCAAGCAATGACAATGATCCGAATAGCCGTTGACGATGTCTATAAAAATTCCTTTATTGAAACCGTTAGCCTTGATGTGATCCCACATTGCCTTTCTTAATTCTGGAGTTTGAAGATGCGGAATACGGTGTTTTGTACTCCATACAAAATGAATGAATACTCTCACATATGGCATTTTAATAGTGGTTTAATGTACTAAAATACGTTTTTTCTTCTAATTCTCGAATACCTTGGAACCCGTTTTCTTTTGGGCTAAAGCCCTTTTCGGTATGGTTTCTTCTCCTTACCCACGGGCTAAATCCCGTGGTAATTACTAATTCGAAGAAAGTACTTAGACTTATCAAAAAACAAGAATATTCCCACGACTTTTAGGTTGTAGATAAACAAACTGACCGTTGTCCTTTCCGACTTTAGTCGAAACCAACACCTCTT
This portion of the Spirosomataceae bacterium TFI 002 genome encodes:
- a CDS encoding REP element-mobilizing transposase RayT, producing the protein MPYVRVFIHFVWSTKHRIPHLQTPELRKAMWDHIKANGFNKGIFIDIVNGYSDHCHCLISLSSEQTMSKVMQLIKGESAFWINKQGLLKEKFEWQDEYWAVGVSESIIPKVRAYIARQEQHHQKKTWEEEFDDYLLKNGFEIIKDEK